One Gammaproteobacteria bacterium DNA segment encodes these proteins:
- a CDS encoding DUF948 domain-containing protein, with the protein MESNPPSAQDPSPAASTKNGGDVFVANEAALERFARAFETSARRWELVVYPALFAFIILAGYGFFLIFSLTQDMHVLAKSVDPRMSVHLEGMHHNMVKLSENVGHMTERMNEMSLNMETIAMDTEAMNLNLTNVHRDMVDISQKMNALDPMLTSIAAMSRSVDSMTANTAYMSRDMGAMTSNVVRPMSFMNSFFPMW; encoded by the coding sequence ATGGAAAGCAATCCCCCTTCGGCACAGGATCCCTCCCCTGCCGCCAGCACGAAAAACGGCGGCGACGTGTTCGTCGCCAACGAGGCCGCCCTGGAGCGATTCGCCCGTGCCTTCGAGACCAGCGCACGGCGCTGGGAACTGGTGGTCTACCCGGCGCTGTTTGCCTTCATCATCCTCGCCGGCTACGGTTTTTTCCTCATCTTCAGCCTTACCCAGGACATGCACGTGCTGGCCAAGAGCGTCGATCCCCGCATGTCGGTACATCTGGAGGGCATGCACCACAACATGGTGAAGCTGTCGGAGAACGTGGGTCACATGACGGAACGCATGAACGAGATGTCCCTGAACATGGAAACCATCGCCATGGACACCGAGGCCATGAACCTGAACCTCACCAACGTCCATCGGGACATGGTGGACATCTCCCAGAAGATGAACGCCCTCGATCCCATGCTCACCAGCATCGCGGCCATGAGCCGCTCCGTCGACTCCATGACCGCCAACACCGCTTACATGAGCCGGGACATGGGGGCGATGACGTCCAACGTGGTGAGGCCCATGTCCTTCATGAATTCCTTCTTCCCCATGTGGTAG
- a CDS encoding dynamin family protein yields the protein MEIRSHKEESRQVQQRLERLEEHLKAENPVLLQVVHSFRQMDQVAYALGLLDHSESFATRVSWWPMISILGTYSSGKSTYINYYLGMDLQKTGTQAVDDKFTVICYGVDETPRTLPGISLDSDPRFPFYRISKEIENVDAGQGYRVDAYLQLKTCPSEKMRGKILIDSPGFDADAQRTSTLQITDRIMDLSDLVLVLFDARHPEAGAMHDTLQHLVSGTIKRADSNKFLYILNQVDVTAREDNPEEVFAAWQRALSQHGLTAGYFYRIYNPNAATPIEDDARRARFESKRDTDLNEIETRIKRVEVERSYRIIGVLEQTAKCVEEGFVNRMIELRRRWRKRVLIADGAIFLTILILAGVLGTYVPWWSMLFQHPVITVLGGVIILGAALYIHFSVRALVARRMEKRIDAKGIPMLTTEMLRRAFRFNTSPWRLLFRVMPVGWNKRAQRRVSSVLADADQYIQSLNDQFTNPSGEGHQPMGNIDAIVDMLPADEEDAERREDDDIPRERGTV from the coding sequence ATGGAAATTCGTAGCCATAAAGAGGAATCCCGTCAGGTCCAGCAGCGCCTCGAGCGCTTGGAGGAGCACCTCAAGGCGGAAAACCCCGTACTCCTGCAGGTGGTCCACAGCTTTCGCCAAATGGACCAGGTGGCCTATGCTCTCGGTCTGCTGGACCATTCCGAATCCTTCGCCACCCGGGTCTCCTGGTGGCCCATGATCTCCATCCTCGGCACCTACTCGTCCGGCAAATCCACCTACATCAACTATTACCTGGGCATGGATCTGCAGAAGACCGGCACCCAGGCAGTGGACGACAAATTCACGGTGATCTGCTACGGCGTGGACGAGACGCCACGCACCCTGCCGGGGATCTCCCTGGACTCGGATCCCCGCTTCCCCTTCTACCGCATCAGCAAGGAGATCGAGAACGTCGACGCGGGCCAGGGCTACCGGGTGGACGCCTACCTGCAGCTCAAGACCTGCCCCAGCGAGAAGATGCGGGGCAAGATCCTCATCGATTCCCCCGGCTTCGACGCCGACGCCCAGCGCACCTCCACCCTGCAGATCACGGACCGTATCATGGATCTGTCCGACCTGGTGCTGGTGCTGTTCGATGCCCGCCATCCCGAGGCCGGGGCCATGCACGACACCCTCCAGCATCTGGTGTCAGGCACCATCAAGCGCGCCGACTCCAACAAATTCCTCTATATCCTCAACCAGGTGGACGTGACCGCCCGGGAGGACAACCCCGAGGAGGTGTTCGCGGCATGGCAGCGAGCCTTGTCCCAACACGGCCTCACCGCCGGATACTTCTACCGCATCTACAACCCCAACGCCGCCACCCCCATCGAGGACGACGCCCGGCGCGCCCGCTTCGAGTCCAAGCGCGACACCGATCTCAACGAGATCGAGACCCGCATCAAGCGCGTGGAGGTGGAGCGGTCCTATCGCATCATCGGCGTGTTGGAGCAGACCGCCAAATGCGTGGAAGAGGGCTTCGTGAACCGCATGATCGAGTTGCGCCGGCGCTGGCGCAAACGGGTACTCATCGCCGATGGAGCCATCTTCCTCACCATCCTGATACTGGCCGGCGTGCTCGGCACCTACGTGCCCTGGTGGTCCATGCTGTTCCAGCATCCCGTCATCACCGTGCTGGGCGGCGTCATCATCCTGGGCGCTGCGCTGTACATACATTTCTCCGTGCGTGCCTTGGTGGCCCGCAGGATGGAGAAGCGCATCGACGCCAAGGGGATCCCCATGCTCACCACCGAGATGTTGCGCCGGGCCTTCCGCTTCAACACCAGCCCCTGGCGCCTGCTGTTCCGGGTGATGCCCGTGGGCTGGAACAAACGGGCCCAGCGACGCGTTTCCAGCGTGCTGGCGGATGCCGACCAGTACATCCAGTCCCTCAACGACCAGTTCACAAACCCCTCGGGCGAAGGACACCAACCCATGGGGAATATCGACGCCATCGTGGACATGTTGCCCGCGGATGAAGAGGACGCCGAACGCCGGGAGGACGACGACATCCCCCGGGAACGGGGCACGGTCTGA
- the purU gene encoding formyltetrahydrofolate deformylase: protein MDPATTARLLITCADRPGIVAAVSNFFYNHGANITALDQHSSDPEGGRFFMRLEFQTPHIELPRSVLERAFQGMVAERYAMEWHISYAAELPRMAVLVSRHEHALLELLWRWSRGKLPAEFAMVISNHPDVRERVESFGIPFHHVPVTPDTKATAEAEILALLDGAADVVVLARYMQILSPDFVAAYPSRIINIHHSFLPAFAGADPHKRACERGVKLIGATAHYVTSELDEGPIIEQDVERVSHRFNADELRELGRDIERNVLARAVRWHLENRIIVDGNKTVVFA from the coding sequence ATGGATCCCGCCACCACTGCCCGCCTCCTCATCACCTGTGCCGACAGGCCAGGTATCGTCGCCGCCGTGTCCAACTTTTTCTACAACCACGGTGCCAACATCACCGCCCTGGACCAGCATTCCAGTGATCCGGAAGGGGGGCGCTTTTTCATGCGCCTGGAATTCCAGACCCCCCATATCGAGCTGCCGCGCTCGGTGCTGGAGCGCGCCTTCCAGGGCATGGTGGCGGAGCGCTATGCCATGGAGTGGCACATCAGTTATGCCGCCGAGTTGCCCCGCATGGCCGTACTGGTATCGCGCCACGAACACGCCCTGCTGGAGCTGCTGTGGCGCTGGAGCCGGGGCAAGCTGCCGGCCGAGTTCGCCATGGTCATCTCCAATCACCCCGATGTGCGGGAGCGGGTGGAGTCCTTCGGCATCCCCTTTCATCACGTGCCGGTGACCCCGGATACCAAAGCCACGGCGGAGGCGGAAATCCTGGCGCTGCTGGATGGTGCCGCCGATGTCGTGGTGCTGGCGCGCTACATGCAAATCCTCAGCCCCGACTTCGTGGCCGCCTATCCCAGCCGCATCATCAACATCCACCACTCCTTCCTGCCGGCCTTCGCCGGCGCGGATCCCCACAAGCGGGCCTGCGAGCGCGGGGTGAAGCTCATCGGCGCCACCGCCCATTACGTCACCAGCGAACTGGACGAGGGACCCATCATCGAGCAGGACGTGGAGCGCGTGTCCCATCGCTTCAACGCCGACGAGTTGCGTGAACTGGGGCGGGACATCGAACGCAACGTGCTGGCCCGCGCCGTGCGCTGGCACCTGGAGAACCGGATCATCGTGGATGGCAACAAGACGGTGGTGTTCGCCTGA
- a CDS encoding MinD/ParA family protein, with product MATVIAITSGKGGVGKTHIAVNLGVALARRGSRVCLFDADTGLANVNILLGISPARTIEQVVTGEYTVGEVMATTPWGLHILPGASGVERCAELAPAARGQLVDALGTLERNYDHIIIDTAAGVTRNVLDFVDAAEYKVLVITPEPTALTDAFSLLKLALSRGSRAPFYVVVNRAPDYQTSRRVHGRFLGAVKKYLKSNVNYLGFVAADTRVEQAVRNQVPVVVWAPDSRAAGCLDALADIVHRQFLNHAGPGGFSTYWRERATRAPKESRSGSAAPQPSLEQAVARLVDYLTADLTSPAEAARLLAPLLEAYERRCPSRSGSVTGDLFGHLHRKGYPESELKELIFTLEGIYEKTQGRPVRNAESIAALLLSDRRRAAEGTRWLRHALDALERN from the coding sequence GTGGCCACAGTCATCGCCATCACCAGCGGCAAGGGTGGGGTCGGCAAGACCCATATCGCGGTCAATCTGGGCGTGGCCCTGGCCCGCCGTGGCTCCAGGGTATGCCTGTTCGATGCCGATACCGGACTCGCCAACGTCAATATCCTGCTGGGCATATCCCCCGCACGCACCATCGAACAGGTGGTGACAGGCGAGTACACCGTCGGCGAGGTGATGGCGACCACCCCCTGGGGCCTCCACATCCTGCCCGGGGCCTCGGGGGTGGAACGTTGCGCCGAACTCGCCCCCGCCGCCCGCGGCCAGTTGGTGGACGCCCTCGGCACCCTGGAAAGGAACTACGACCACATCATCATCGACACTGCCGCGGGAGTCACCCGCAACGTCCTCGATTTCGTCGACGCCGCCGAATACAAGGTACTGGTGATCACGCCGGAACCCACTGCCCTCACCGATGCCTTCTCCCTCCTCAAGCTGGCCCTGTCCCGGGGCTCCCGGGCGCCCTTCTACGTGGTGGTCAACCGTGCCCCGGACTATCAGACCAGCCGGCGGGTCCACGGGCGCTTTCTCGGCGCCGTGAAGAAATATCTCAAGAGCAACGTCAACTACCTCGGCTTCGTGGCCGCGGACACCCGCGTGGAGCAGGCGGTGCGCAACCAGGTTCCGGTAGTGGTATGGGCGCCGGACAGCAGGGCCGCCGGCTGCCTGGATGCCCTGGCGGACATCGTCCATCGCCAGTTTCTCAACCATGCAGGCCCCGGCGGCTTCAGCACCTACTGGCGCGAGCGGGCCACGCGGGCCCCAAAGGAATCCCGATCCGGGTCCGCCGCCCCACAGCCGAGCCTGGAACAGGCGGTGGCGCGGCTCGTGGACTATCTCACCGCCGACCTCACCTCCCCGGCGGAGGCCGCACGGCTGCTCGCCCCCCTGCTGGAGGCCTACGAGCGCCGTTGTCCCAGCCGCAGCGGCTCGGTGACCGGGGACCTGTTCGGCCACCTGCACCGCAAGGGCTATCCCGAATCGGAGTTGAAGGAACTCATCTTCACCCTCGAGGGCATCTACGAGAAGACCCAGGGCCGGCCGGTGCGCAACGCCGAGAGCATCGCCGCCCTGCTGCTGTCGGATCGCCGGCGCGCCGCTGAGGGCACACGCTGGCTGCGCCACGCCCTGGATGCCCTGGAGCGCAACTGA
- a CDS encoding S4 domain-containing protein: MSAEGTQRLDKWLWVARFFKTRGLAAEAVSGGKVHVDGQRAKAARPVRPDQVIRVRKGEWEITVVVRGLATTRRPAREAEALYEETAESLRQRQQSAAAQRATAGHPGQGAGRPTKRDRRQLARLGRDQGTGS, from the coding sequence GTGTCTGCTGAGGGTACGCAACGCCTCGACAAGTGGCTGTGGGTGGCGCGCTTCTTCAAGACCCGTGGCCTCGCCGCCGAGGCGGTGAGCGGCGGCAAGGTCCATGTGGATGGCCAGCGGGCGAAAGCCGCCCGGCCGGTGCGACCGGATCAGGTGATACGGGTACGCAAGGGCGAGTGGGAGATCACGGTCGTGGTGCGGGGTCTCGCCACTACCCGCCGCCCCGCCCGCGAGGCCGAGGCCCTCTACGAGGAGACGGCCGAGAGCCTGCGCCAGCGCCAACAGTCCGCGGCGGCACAGCGCGCCACCGCCGGCCACCCCGGACAGGGGGCGGGGCGCCCCACCAAGCGGGATCGCCGCCAACTGGCACGCCTGGGCCGCGACCAGGGTACCGGAAGCTGA
- the grxC gene encoding glutaredoxin 3: MANVEIYLTTHCPYCIRARRLLDNKGISYDVVDVGADRELWRQMMQRSQRRTVPQVFIDEVAVGGFDDLVQLEREGRLDALLGLE; this comes from the coding sequence ATGGCTAACGTAGAAATATATCTCACGACCCATTGTCCTTACTGCATCAGGGCACGCCGGCTGCTGGATAACAAGGGCATCAGCTACGACGTCGTGGACGTGGGCGCGGACCGGGAGTTGTGGCGGCAGATGATGCAACGCAGCCAGCGCCGCACGGTGCCCCAGGTCTTCATCGACGAGGTGGCGGTGGGTGGCTTCGACGACTTGGTGCAACTGGAGCGCGAGGGGCGTCTCGATGCCCTGCTGGGACTGGAATAG